TTCATCTGTGCCAAGCTGCAACCACCATGGCTAAGTACAAGCTTGTTCTCCTAAGACATGGGGAAGGAGCCTGGAACAAGGAGAATCGCTTCTGCAGCTGGGTGGACCAGAAGCTGAGCAGTGATGGGATAAGGGAAGCTCAGAACTGCGGCAAACACCTTAAAGCCCTGGGCTTTGAGTTTGACCTTGTCTTCACCTCTGTACTCAGGCGCTCCATCCAGACTGCATGGCTGATTCTGGAAGAGATGGGCCAGGAGTGGGTCCCCATTCAGAGCTCATGGCGACTGAATGAGCGCCACTATGGTGCGCTGATTGGTCTCAACAGAGCAGAGATGGCTCTGAATCATGGGGAAGAGCAAGTGAAAATCTGGAGGAGAAGCTATGATGTTACCCCGCCTCCCATAACTGAATCTCATCCCTACTATGAAGAGATCTACAATGACCGCCGGTATAAATGTGGTGATGTCTCCCAGGATAATCTTCCAAAGGCTGAAAGTCTGAAAGATGTGCTTGATAGACTCCTTCCCTATTGGAATGAAAAGATAGTGCCAGAACTCAAAAGTGGCAAAATGATCCTTATATCTGCTCATGgcaacagcagcagggcactgcTCAAGCACGTGGAAGGTAAGGGTCTTCCTCTTagccttcccctcttccccctaCACACCTGTGTGgagttctgcatttttctctgcagtgtaTTGCTCATCTGGACAAtgtaacatttaatttctgtggtcTACAAGGAGAAAGTGAAAAGTTGACCTACTGGAACAGGACTCAAACTAGGGGCTGAAGAGTGGTGAGGAAGAATCAGTTGGGTTAACATAGTTGAAGAGCACCCCACTTCCCCCTCTTATTGCTGCTCATTTTAAACAAGTGTATTCAGACTAACTTTGTGGTTAGTCTAGACAAACTCTTCAGACTGGTTTTTGCATTTATTCAGCTGTTTTGCCAGAAGGGTTGAAGTCATAATCTGTTTATTAAACAAGCATTGCTTTAACATGGTGGAAAAAACTCTCTTGGGTTGCAGGATGTGTTCTTGACTTTATTGTGGTGTTCCTTCTTCTAAGGATTCAGTCCTGGTGATTCTTAAAAGCTTCTGTGACAGGGAGTTCTGTAGGAAGTATGTACTTGCTGAAGCTTATGAATGTACTGTAATATTTCCAGATACAGAAAATGCCTGCCAGTCAACAGCTAAGCTAGTAGCTTAGCATGAAGTTGATTATTTGGGACCTGGaaagaaagtgatttattttttctagattATTCCTTCTCTCCCACCTCTTTATAATAACATGGCTTCTAGTATAAGCAATCCTGAACTGGAAGGAAGTGTATTCATTTCTCTATGGGCAGCGTAGAATTTAGTGACTACCATGTGCATGAGAGCAGTCTGCTAGGGATATAGCTGTGAATATTTGCAAACTGGATTGTGCCCACTCAGTTTTCTCTAGCTCTAAATTCCGTGTACCTTCATAGCTCTGACTCTGTAAGGCATGTTTTGCATTCAGGCATGCTGGAACAGTCAGTGCAGCTGATGCTGTAGTGGGAGTCAAAAGCCCAGAGGATAAGCACACCCAGGTGGCTTCCAGGTCTACAGAGGCAGTAAATTCTGTCTTGGGTACTGGTCCCTCGGATGTGGGAGGAAGGCTGGTTCAGCTGGTTCCACTGATGTGGTCAGGATGGCTGTCCGTatgtgaaatgattttaaaaatagaggGGATAAAGGGACAGGAGGACTCCCAACCAgtgccccctccctgccccctaAGAACTGAAGCAGTGCAGGAAGCCATGCTGGCCAAGCTGTCTAGGTGTGAGATGCCACTTTCTGCGGAAACCCTGGGCAACTCTTCATGCAGTTATGTACCAAAACTAGAGGGGACAGCATCAGCAACtgataaacattatttttaaaatgtgcctgGTTTTCTTCTCATTGAGGTCAGTGAGAGCAGTAAGTTAGAGCCAGCTGCAAAGCTTTTCTGTGGATATCCTAAATTAGGTGCAATTCCTTAAGAGCTGCCCACATTACAACTACAAACgagaaaacaaccaaacaaaacagatttttgtgtaTTGGACCATACCTCATCCCTCCCAGTGCATGCCTGCATAGTTAAATGTGAGGAATCCTTGGCAGAGGATCTTGTTCTTTTCACCAAGGACTGTCCATCAGCTACCTCAGCTCCCACACAGGAGCAATTACAAGAGATGTGCTGGCTCTTCTCTGCCCTAAGCAGTGGGGATCTGGATTGCTGCAGAGCTGTCCTGAAGGGTGGTGTGAGCAGAACTTTAAGACCTGATATTGCCACCTGCATTTTTTGCCTATCTCCAGTCTATGTCTAGTTAAGAGATGCCTTGTCTGTTTTCATGACTCTCTTTCTCCTGAAAGGTTGTGAGCTGCTCTGGAGCCTTGCTGGAGCTGGACCTCATCCAACAGTGTTTAAAGTTTGTTAGCCTGCTGTACTTGTAGCACCCACTGTGGAGTGGGCTTTATTTTGTGGGGGCTTTTTATAACAAACTGTCTTATACCTGTGGGAAGTGCCTTGGCTCCTCTGTCTTCACTGGAGCCATGTTTTTTGGGGCACTGAGAAAATGGGCTTCAAATTCTTCAAGAAGCAGTCATAAATGACTGCTTGGGTATCTTAGTAACAAGTTAATTGTGGAAGCTGTAGCTCAAGCTTTAAAtggcaataaatattttcactcaACTAGAGTTGATGAAATAACTTCAGTTGTTTTGAGGTGAAACTTCATGCCTTTTCTCAAAGGTTTTGCAAGTTATCCTTGAAGTTCctatttcaaagtgttttttcaaaacaggcattcagttttctgaatcagaatgtttttttaatcGAAAAAGCGGCTGTTTTCCCCTTGCACACAAAAATCATCAGAGCAGTGGAATGTCAGGCGAACAAGCCTTTGATTGTAGGTTTGgactttgttttctcagtgctcAGGGTAGACCTCAGTAGGGTAAGTGAGATGTCTGTGGGATCTGTCACAGTTTCCATGTGAGaagatttaaaagtaaaattgctGTAGCCttgctgaaaacagtatttaacaaaaaaaaagcaactggaTGGTCATGTTGTATGCACTCAGatcagaaacagcagctgctcTCAGAGCTTGCTGTTTGGTCCCTGTGGGCTGAGTGACCTGTCCCAGAGGGTGCTGGTGGCCTCCGGTGAGGATGCTGGGCAGTGGTCCTTGTAGGTAAAAGCCCTGTGAATATGATAAATGCCACCAAGGAGACAGACACGTGGCTGTTTTGTGTCACAAAGATACAGCATTGGTGACAGATCCCAGTCATAGTGACTAGGCTTGTCTAGTCCTCTCAGAATACTCATCTTTGCATCATCTGCAGGTGATCTGTGTGATGATGCTAGTAATCATTGCCAATTAAGTTGGCAAAGGAGTGGCATCATCCCACTCTCTGGCTGTGCTCCTGTTTTTCTTGTGAGCTTGTTGGGCATTTTTGAGTTAGCTTTGCCTCTAAACTGGCAAAACCAGCAAGGAGTGGGTAGCTTTCTGCCCTGTTGGTGGCTGAGTCTGCTCAGGGAAGAGTGTGACAAGTGCCTGTGGGTAGTACAGGAAGGTTGGAACAGCCTGACCCAGATCTGGAGCTGCGAGGGCATGGCTTCAGAGACCAGTTGTTAGTGACTTCCAAAGGTGGAGTGTGAGGAGGACCTGTGGAGTCGCGTCTTCTTGAGCAGACTGGTTTCGGGCACATTTGTGAGAAGGCGGTGATCTTTTCCACAAACTTAGGCCAGTAGAGGGAAGAGTTCATCATAGCGCGCTACCTGACAGAAAGGCAGTAATATTAGTATACCAGGCCTCTTGTGTGAGGGACTCTGAACAGTGCTTCAGCCAGAGATGGGGTCTTTTGCCAAAGCCCTGTCCAAGAACAAGGTGTATGCTGGTAGGCTCCAGAGTTGCATGCTCAGAATTGTTGGTCACAGTGTTGCTGTGAGTTCCTGGCTGTGGTAGTGCGGCCTGGGTCACTTCTGAAGGACTGTGGGCCTTTCTCACCCTAATGGCATAGCTGGCAGCTAATGCTGTTGGTATCAGATCTAATCTGTGACTGCTTGAGGAGTTTAAGGCAGGCTGTGACTCCTCTACTGCATGAGAATACTGTAGTGTAAGAAGAAACATGGATCTATCTCATGGGATTGGCCTCAGTAATGGCCCCTGTCAAATTCAGGCCATGATCAGGATCTCATTTCCTATTGACATAGGAGAAAAGGTCGGCAGATGTAAGGGTGAAGCATGTTGATGATATGCTGCAGCAATGGTGGTAGCCCACCTATTGTTCCCAAAGTCTGCACAGTGAGATTAGATCCTGTAAAGGTCAAGAGCTAGATTATAACACAACCTACTTCTGCTACTTCACTGAAGCTAGGTCTTCTGTCAGCCTGCATGCAGCTGGCACCCCTTTAAGGAGGGCAGCATCAGGTCCTGGGTATTTAACTTCAGACTACAGCTTCAATATTATCATTAAGATTGTGGGAAGGATGCAGGACCTGATCTGGATCTCAAATACAAAGCACTTCTAGAGCAATCCCATTGTAGATGAATTTTCATCTGTTAGATGAATCATCTGTCCTCAAGTGTAGCTAACAGGCAAGGAAGGAGGGGTGTTGCTGTTCTCAACAGATGTTCATGGAATGGGTTGAGTTGCAAGGCACCCTGaaagtcatctggtccagccccctgctcaagcaggggtacctacagcaggctgcccagggccatgtgcaggtggcttttgaagatttccaaggagggagacgcaacagcctctctgggcaacctttgcCAGCGTTCCAGCACCTGCACAGTAAAATGCTTCCCAGTGTTCAGACAACCTTCAGTGTCCTGGCACggggcaccactgaaaagagcctggctctgtctttaCACCCTTCCTTCAGGTGTTTATGTACGTTGATAAGATCATCTCtgagccttctgttctccaggctaaaTAGTTGCACCACGCTCTTCCATTCATCAGAGGAGAGATGGGATTCTTCAGTCCTTTAACCATATCTGTGGCCCTTccttggactctctccagtatctCCATGTGTCTCATGCTGGGTAGCCCAGCAGTGAACTGTgtgcggcctcaccagtgctgagtagagaaggatcacctccctgacctgctggcaatgctctgcctaatgcagcccagctTAGTGTCAGCCAAGGGCACGTTGCTGGCTTATGTTCAGttggtgcccaccaggacccccaggcccttttctgccaagctgttttccagctgggcGGCCCCCAGCACatcctggtgcctggggctgttcctccccaggggcagggctCTGCACTTCTCCTCATGGGACTCGATGAGCTTCTGCTGGCCCACTTCAGCCTGTTGAGGTTCCTCTGGGTGGCAACAAGACCTTCTGGTTTATCAGCTGCTCCTTCAGGTTTTGTCATCTGATGGTACACTTTttgccccatcatccagattATTACTGATGTTGAACAGGCCTGGACCCATCCCGGGGGTACACCATTAGTTACTGATCATCAATTAGTCTTTAGACCACTGGTCTCCACCCTCAGAGCTCAGCCATTCAGCCAACTTCCAGTCAAGGTCTTTGACCAGCTCTTCAAACTATGTTGTGCTTCTCTTGTTGCTCTGACCATAAGAATGGGAGGAAGACTTGGGAAGAACatgggagggggagggagaagaacCATCTCTTGTGGGAGTTGGCTGTAGGTGCTTAAACTTAAGCCACATGTGGTTTGCCTCTGCAGGACTTGCCAGAGTGCTAGTACTTTAGAGCTACAAGATACAAGTGAACTTTGAAGCTTGAAGAGATTTGTGGAGAAATGTACTTTGTAGTAGATCTGTGAAGTTAATACTGAAGGACTGCCTACCAGTGAAAGTCTCCCCCTGTGTATTTCACATCTTAAAGTAGGAGCCTGTTTGATCATCCAGTTCAGTTAAATGAAGTTTAAGTGAGCTGGAATAGTTTTGAATGTGACTTTGACAAATCTTTAAGTGCTATAACAAATTCTTATGATCATGTACATAATTGCTTCCTGCTGTACAGCTAATAAAGAACCAATGTTTAAGAGGTGCTCAAGAGAACATGGAGAATGTCCACTTGAAAAATGCAGTTGACCAGTCAGCATTTTATCTGGGGTCCTAAAGAAGGCTCCCTGAGTACTTTGGTAGTGTCTGTTCTCATGATTACTTCCTTAGGAATGATTAAACCTCTTTGGGGGAAAatctgcttccagcagcatgGACTCAGCCCTGCTGAAGGATACTTAGGCTTTAGTATTACACTAGAGGGAAGAGTGTTGTTGCTTCAATGGTCTCATTTCCTGTTGCACCTTGTAGTCAGCAGTTGAATTCTTGTCCTCACTTCACTCTTCGTGTATGAGATTGGATGCAGTTGTAACACAGGCCAGGTCAAGTGAAATGCAGGAAAAGGTCACTGTGCTATAGTTAAAGCACATGAAGTAACCAGATAGCAGTTTAGCTTACACTCTGGCCATTCCAAGAGCAAGATGTGATCTCTTACTGTCTTCCTAGCCTGCTAGGGGGTGTTCTCTGGGCATTTTGCTTGCAACTGAGGGGCTTGTGTCAAGCCTGATCAACATCTCTCTGGCTGGACAGAAGTGCTATACAAATAGAGTAACaatgctgaaataaagcagcaggACATTATTGGTTCTTTAGGATTTTCATCCATCTCAACCCAGAGCTCCAGCCTTCTGCCTGTGAGGCAATGCTTCCGCTGGAGGAAAAATCCCAGTGAGAAAGCCAACATTCTTGCTGCAACTTGTTTATCCCAGGCTGTACTTCTTATTTGTACATCCACACTAGTTGTCTCTGGTGTGGTCGCTGTGTTTGCTACAAAggtaaaatgcatttctgagtCTGTGTAGCAACAGCCACTTTTATTTAATCCAGATTTAGAGGAAACCTTTAAATATCCTGACAGCTGACCGCATTGTGGTTTGCCTAAATTCTCCCGTATGACTTCATCTGCTTTGTTTAAATCTGGATGGTTTAGTCTGGGAGGCTGAATGAGAGGTGGGCAGAACACTTCCTAGGGCCAGATTTTTTGTGTGGATATATGGTGACATAtgttaaaatctgtgtttaagAATCCTGAAAATAAGATCTCAGCTTGGCTGCTTGTTTTGCAAACCAAAGTCCTTGAGCAAAATGCTTGTGCCTGGTAGATGGACTTTCCCATTGCGCATGGTTACAAAACTGTAGATGCTCCTTGGTGCTGTTATGTAGGCCTGGGATTCTACTCCTTATAACAGGTGAATTTACCCTTGTATACAGGGATCGATTCAACTGGCAGAGTATGTGGCTTTCTTGATGAACTGGTGGCTCAGTACAAAACAAGGAGCTTTTTGCAGGGGTTTATCTGTTTCTTGctccatttccttctgaaacagCTGATCTGCAGCTAAACTAAGTGCTTGGTCTAACCAAAACAAGAACAGGTCACTGCAAATGTTTTGTGTAGTCTCAGGGTGGTGGCATAAAATGATTGTCACCTCCTGATTACTTGTTTTTTCTGACCTGCTGTCATACCACTGTTGCTGAATGgctagattttgtttttctcttaatgtGTTGGCTCTGCtcttttaatgtgaaaattaCTGGTAAATTTACACCCATGTGTTCAGAGAGCCACCTGTTTTGTCAGCTGCGCAAGAGAATGTTTTCTTGTCCTTTAGTTTATATGGAGTCATTGTTTTTTAGAAGCCTGTGTGCTTTTTGTAAGCATGAATTACTTGAAGGTGTCCTACTTCTCAACAGCAGGCAGGCTGAAACCTCAAGTGCTTCTTAAAGCAGAGATGGAAGGGGAAATGCTGATATTCTTCAATTCTGGACAGAAGGAAGTTGATGTCATCAGGAGTAATGTCTCCAGTCATTGCTCTTTAATGCGaacatttaaactttttaaaattttactagAGGCTTGGTCTCAAAACTCACTTGGATGCTTTAGACTTGTGCTTGATGTCAACATAATCAGAGGTTTCATTGAGATTGGAGCCCCAGAAAATGCATGGAGTTTTCTCCACAGGTATAccttatttttagttttcctgcatttctgtttcattaagTTGTATAATTtgactttcttccttctcttcctctttccttcatatgaaaatggaaatgagtgACCTGATCTAGTAATTCTGGTGGTAATACTGTAGGCAAACAGTCATAAGCATGCTTCTGAGAAATCAGGTGTGAGCAGTGATCCCTATACTGGGAGACTTAAATACTGATTTAAGATAACTGATTTAAGATATCTTCTCTTAAATTCTCTCTCCAATGGCTTCTCATGCAAACTAACTGTATCCTGTGTCTTTAAAGATAGTTGTATTGGTTAATTATCAGAGGGCTTTATGTTGGAATAACATGTAGACTATAATCTCTCCAATTGTGTATGAATTGTGAAGATGTAGAGGAGAGCCTATGTCCCCAGTGCCCTATATTAAAGGGCAGTTTCTTCCTGTTCAGTTCACATGTAGATGAGAAAATGAGGTAATTGTCCTTGGCTTGTCAGAAATTCCCTCCTGTAGCTGTTCTTAAAATGCTAACCAAGCTGGGGTCTAGCTGGGAACTGacccttcagcagctgctggtgctgctggaggctggaaACAGTTCTTGATCATTTTAAGATGGGTTAATATTGGAAATAAGGCTGAGCACATATACAATTAGGAACGTGTTCACTAGctgtaactgtttttttctttggcaggCATTTCCGATGAGGACATCATGAATGTTACTCTCCCCACTGGTGTGCCCATACTTCTTGAACTTGATGAGAATCTGCAACCTCTGGGCCCTCACCAGTTTCTTGGTGATCAGGAAGCTATCCAAGCTGCCATCAAAAAAGTGGAAGATCAAGGGAAAGTAAAATCTACTGAGAAGTAAAATCCTACTGATGAACACAATTATTTTCGAAGTGTATGGTAGTAAGTGACTTCTGTATGACTGCTAGGTTGCACTGTGTGAAAGTCTCAATTTCAAGAACTAAGTAATTGGAAGAGATAACTGAGTCTCAGGTTGGCAGATGAACCGTCTGCCTTTCAGAAACTGGAATTGAAATCTCAGCATGAGGTTATGgatactgaaaaatgaaatcgAGATCATTTGGGTAATGGAAACTTGTGGGGCGGTCTGCCCTAGTTCTTGAATTGAGGAAGGCCCAGGGCAGAAAAAAGGGATATGATATTGCCATCTACCCATAACTAGAGCTGATCTGTTAAGGGGAAAAGCGCTGTACAGCACCAGCTTGTTGGACTAATTAAGTCCAGATTGTTATAGGCACTGACACTTTTTCACTGACGGAGCGGTGTCAAGTAACAGTAACCCAGTATGATTCTTTGTCAATGGCCATGGCAGTCCTTCAGAACACTTTCAACTGTACAACCCTCTTTCCTTTGGAGGTCTCCCAAGGCCAGTTCATGGTCCAGAGGTGAACTTTGTAATGTGTTGTGACTGTTACAGCTATCACAATTCTTACTACACTATGCTTCAATTTTTTAAGGAATCTAGAAGATATCCctctttcaccatctttgtaaaGCCTAGCATGACTGCATTTTGCAGATGGCAGTAATGAGATTCAACTCAGACTAACCACAGACTAAGTACAAGTTTTCCTGCTCTATGTTTAAATGATAACTTAGTCCTTAATGAGCAACCTGAATAGCTTTGAAACATAAATAACATGTATTAGAGACTTGATCAGTTGTTAGAATCATTCATGTTTACCTCAGTGAAACTTTATGTATGAAACCCCTCTCCAAACTTTCCTGAGTTGCAAGGAACAGATAAATCTGTCCCATAGTGATACAGCTGTGGCATTGTTTGTACTGATTTCTCTGGAGGGCAGGAAGTGATGGGTAAGATGTGTAAGGTGTGTTACTGTGGGCAGCTCATACAGCTATCAAGCTTAGCAGGGAAGGTTATGCTGCAGTGCTTGGAAGtagtttcttttaaagttttcctcACAGTCATAGCTGGATTCCTACAGTGACCTTGCTTCTTTGCTTGGTGCTAGGCATGAGCGGTTCACTGTTATTGGGTGTAGTACAGTGTTCAGGCAGGGTAGTTCTGGTTTCACTTGCAAATGTGAAACTATTGTTACTTATATTTAGGTCTGACTCAATGTCTCAACATTTGAGCATCTGAATTCTGATCTCAGTTACCAGCATGGGTGGCACTTGTATATGCAGTATGAACTGAATGTGTCCTCAGCATGGCCCAGCTACAAATCCAAGAAGCTGATGAGAATTTCTTTGCTATGATGGTATAACCACTTTAGAAATCCTAGAGTAGCTCATTTGTAGTGAGCAGTTTTGTAGCTTGCTTTGTGAGTGTGAAGATGCTCTTGCTCTTTGAGGAGAGCAGTGTGATGGTGTTGTGCTTCTAACAATCTCCCTGCTATATGGAGGGAGCCTTTCCAGGTCAGATACCAGCTCACCTTAGTGTAGCCTGTACTCCATGAAAGACTTATTGGCTAGATTGTAGCTTCTCTTACCTGAACAATGCTTGGGCttcacttgttttattttgtagccCTTGCAATAGGAACAAActacttgttttttcttaaacataaaGATGGTAATGATCATAAAGCTGGTAGGTTGCCTTTTTTGTACAAGTCAggatattcattttttctctgaaacccTGTTAGCAGCTTTCCTGCTACTAGATTTGTGACACTGGTTGACTTCTTTCTGGGTTTTTAGCTTTCTGTGCATAGTTACTCATCTTAATTGATACTTTGAGTCAGTGTTGTAGAGCTGCATTGTTGATCAGAAAACATTTACCTGTCAGTGCCGTGTGGGAGGACCACTGGCACTGAAGTGATGAATGTTTCCTCAAACATTCAATAATGTATGAAATCTTCTTACCAAGTAAAATTCCTTGTAGAATCATTAACAAGGCAAACCTAGCCACGTGTCATCATTGGGAACTGCATGCATCAGGATGTGTGAGCTTACAGAGCATGGCTGTGAGTGCCTGTATCCTTTTGGCATTGTGGTATTGTAATGTAGGACTTCTTGAGGGCTTGAAACAGCTGGGAGTATATGTGGAAAAAGTCAGCTGAACTGGGATATTCTCTAACAGAAGAGAGCATTGATGTTTGATATCCTCTGAGAGTGCACTGGGGAATGGGAAGGTGGATCATTGTGAAGagcatttacatttctttctgcagctggatgGAGTTGACTGAAAACAGCCTTTCCAGATCCATGGATGGTAAGAAAAGAACAGTGATGTTTTCAGGTagtgctgtttctgcagtgcttaTCAAGACAGGAATAGTGATGGAATAGTGATAGTGCCCTGGGAGGTTGGACTTCATTTGCTTTGGTTGTGATGCCAGGATTTTACATGTACATCTGGCAGCAATACCACCTCCCAAAAGTATCAGGTGGAACCAACTGGGGATTTCATTGTACtctttaagattattttaacaCCTTGCAGTACTTGTTTCTGAGTAGTCTTGTAATTAAATTTGATTCATAAAACACATGTATATTGAAAAGAAACCAGCTTTCAACAGTTGCATCAGGAAGGATGTCTGCTCTTCAGGCATAGCTACATTAGAAGAACTGAGaatcttgctgctgctggctttatAAATCAGTGGTTGGAAAACACTCTTCTGCATGTTTGAGTACGCCTCGAAGTCCTGTGGAGGTAACCAGTGTCACTACAATGGATGCTATGGATGTGGTTGATTGGATTGacttatgtatttttaacttgtgGTTCAATAGCAGTAATAGCTGTAGAATAACTTTTGAAAACCTTTTGTAAAGGTTTTCATGGTAGAGCTGAGAGGTTCTTTATAACTCAATAAATTCACCTGAAATAGAACTTAACTTTGCTTCAGTCTGTCTTTCTTCTAATGCCTTCCACTTTGCCACCTTTCTGGGATGGATAGGTAAATAAAGCTGTGACCTTCAGGGGTCTGGAGCTCATATCAAGCAGTACTTGATCACATATCATGCGGTCAGTTGGATAAAAATAGTTAAAGCAAACACTGCCTCATCTTTATGTGTGAAGAAGTCCGGCTGGAAGGGAACACATACCTGTTTGAAACTATGTGGACATTTGCATAGGAATAGCAAGTTAAACATAATTAGTTCCAGAGCACTGGAGCGAAACAAATGTTCACTGTCcatgtttgctttttataatAATCACTATTTGATGGTGTGCCTAAAATTGTAGCTTCTGGACGTGAAGCCAGCTCCTTGACTCTCCAAAGACTGTCAAGCACAGTTCTGGCTCCAGAGAAAAGTGCAGGggactgcagggctgcttttgtCTGCTGTTGATCTTCATGCAGAAGGCCTTATGTATTGCACTGGGAGGCAGTAGAGGCCTTACAGGTGGAACATTCAGGTAGAAATGGGGAAGATGCAACTGTGGCTTAAAGCAGAAGCATACTGACGAACATGACCTTTTAAAAGCTAGTCTTAGGATGGTATTAAGGGTGGGGAATAGAGCAAACCTGTCAGTTATTTGCATACTgctatttaatgtttttgagtTGGTGTGGTAGTGCTGCCAACTAATTGAACGTGTACGGATGTTAAAACATTCCCCACACCCTTTATCCTCCACACCAATCACCTTTTGTACTTTGCTCTGTCCTGGTTAAACTCTGCCTTACTTATACCTCAAACTCTTCCTGAGTTATGCCCACTCTTTCCTGTGTTGGGAAAAGACTATATCTAAAGACTGGCTTGGCTGAGTCCTACCTGCCTTCTTATTCAAAGTTAGTGTGAAAGAGTTGCTGCAGCCAACTTGGAGTCTGCACAGGGTGAGGAGACAGACTGTTCAGTCACGTTTTCAAAatttacaaagctttttttaGTCTCTGGCATTGATGAGAACTGAATGCCAAACCAATCCAGTTCTGCCTCCCCAGGTTTGCTGTCATTTTGTTTCAGAGCTGCCAGCTTGCAAAGTTCACAATAAATGGCACTTGGCAATTGCtttgtctgtcttctgtgtTGGCCACAACCTTTCCTCAGCCTTAAATTCccaccagcagaaaaaaaaaaaaactggtgTCAACAGTGCTGCTGCTACTCAAAGCTCTGAGCTATGGTGGAAACAAACCCCAGGGATTCAAATGGGGACTGCTGAGGTTTGGGGAGAAGTAAGCCTTCCCCCTTGAGAGCTGTGTAAAACAGGGGCTGCTGTGTTTTCGTTCTGTTACAGTGGCCAAAGGTTGTAGGGATGAGTACAAAAGGGAGCTTGACTTTCACATTACGTGACGATTTCAGTGTCTTTTTGGCAGGCTGTCTGTGACAGGAGTGTAAGAACTTATTTAGCTCCCAGGCCTTCTCAGGGCTGTTCCAGCAGAATTTAGCAGTCCTGTTGTGTCTCCCATCCCTCAGAAggaagcagggaggaagaagaggctCTATTCTTGCTCTTCAAGTTATGCTGACAgcaggggagggcagcagaTGCCAGACAGTAGATACTGCTGTGCTGTAAAGCTGAGCTTGCAGTAATAAAGTGGCCTGAAGATCATGTCTGCTTGCTGGTTTTGAAAGGAGGTATCGACCACAACTCTCGTGGCAATGTAGATACAGCAATTGTCAGACTCCAGGGGAAGCGGCTGTGGGGACCTCTGGCATTAGAGATGCTGTCTACCATAATATCactttggtttttttcttccagctcacTCAGCATTGTACAtcagcttt
This genomic window from Cygnus olor isolate bCygOlo1 chromosome 1, bCygOlo1.pri.v2, whole genome shotgun sequence contains:
- the BPGM gene encoding bisphosphoglycerate mutase isoform X2, yielding MAKYKLVLLRHGEGAWNKENRFCSWVDQKLSSDGIREAQNCGKHLKALGFEFDLVFTSVLRRSIQTAWLILEEMGQEWVPIQSSWRLNERHYGALIGLNRAEMALNHGEEQVKIWRRSYDVTPPPITESHPYYEEIYNDRRYKCGDVSQDNLPKAESLKDVLDRLLPYWNEKIVPELKSGKMILISAHGNSSRALLKHVEGCELLWSLAGAGPHPTVFKVC
- the BPGM gene encoding bisphosphoglycerate mutase isoform X1 is translated as MAKYKLVLLRHGEGAWNKENRFCSWVDQKLSSDGIREAQNCGKHLKALGFEFDLVFTSVLRRSIQTAWLILEEMGQEWVPIQSSWRLNERHYGALIGLNRAEMALNHGEEQVKIWRRSYDVTPPPITESHPYYEEIYNDRRYKCGDVSQDNLPKAESLKDVLDRLLPYWNEKIVPELKSGKMILISAHGNSSRALLKHVEGISDEDIMNVTLPTGVPILLELDENLQPLGPHQFLGDQEAIQAAIKKVEDQGKVKSTEK